The following proteins are encoded in a genomic region of Paenibacillus sp. FSL R7-0273:
- a CDS encoding GTP-binding protein, which translates to MNQQQRAERMNVGIFAHVDAGKTTTTEHILYESGRIRALGSVDSGTAVTDSMEVERQRGISVRAALASFSWRGVQVNLVDTPGHVDFLSEVERSLRVMDCAVLILSAVEGVQAQSEMIWNALRKLGIPTLIFVNKMDRTGADPEAVLAQARTYLSGDIIPVQQPLGREQEYSGAADLWTVESDAAARTELLETLAERDESLLELYMAGGEPELLYWKKYMQTAATAGRLFPLVYGVAAKGTGITDLLDAMTDYFPRAGGAADQPVSGIVYNIQRDKSMGRMAFVRLYEGTIRNRDTVTNYSQATEAKVTQIRKVEGGRTEDAGALEAGDIAVVYGLSGVRIGDVLGRPDAVPQEAKLAVPLLTVRVFWDADMDDHKVIGALQELADEDPQLGAEWLPEERELHIKVMGPIQLEVLDSVLQSRYGLKVTFGQPSVIYKETPRAAGEGYIAYLMPKPCWAILRFKIEPGPPGSGLVYESVVRSSDLLPQYQNETARRVPEALQQGLYGWEVTDLKVTLVEGNHHVWHTHPLDFAVATPMGLMDGLSRTGIRLLEPILAVRIVVPEENAGRVMNDLVQMRGSFEPPVLQGERMIIEGRLPLATSLDYPVTLSSYTKGRSTFASAFAGYEPCPPDVTAERTRRGVNPLDQAKYILSVRKALQG; encoded by the coding sequence ATGAATCAGCAGCAACGTGCAGAGCGGATGAATGTCGGGATTTTTGCCCATGTCGATGCCGGGAAGACGACGACTACGGAGCATATTTTATATGAGAGCGGGCGTATCCGCGCACTGGGCAGTGTGGACAGCGGCACGGCGGTGACCGATTCGATGGAGGTGGAGCGGCAGCGCGGGATTTCGGTGCGGGCGGCACTGGCTTCTTTTAGCTGGCGGGGCGTTCAGGTGAATCTGGTCGATACGCCGGGCCATGTCGATTTCCTGTCTGAGGTGGAGCGGAGCCTGCGGGTAATGGACTGCGCGGTGCTGATCCTCTCGGCGGTTGAGGGTGTACAGGCCCAGAGTGAGATGATCTGGAATGCGCTGCGTAAGCTGGGGATTCCTACACTGATTTTTGTCAATAAAATGGACCGGACCGGCGCGGACCCGGAAGCCGTACTGGCACAGGCGCGGACCTATCTGTCCGGTGACATCATCCCGGTGCAGCAGCCGCTTGGCAGGGAGCAGGAATACAGCGGGGCGGCGGATTTGTGGACTGTTGAGTCGGATGCGGCAGCGAGGACGGAGCTGCTGGAGACGCTGGCGGAACGGGATGAGTCGCTGCTGGAGCTGTATATGGCAGGCGGGGAGCCGGAGCTTCTTTACTGGAAAAAATATATGCAGACCGCTGCTACCGCCGGGCGCCTGTTCCCGCTCGTCTACGGAGTTGCGGCTAAAGGGACCGGGATTACGGATCTGCTGGATGCGATGACGGATTATTTTCCGCGGGCGGGCGGAGCGGCGGACCAGCCGGTATCAGGCATCGTCTACAATATCCAGCGGGACAAAAGCATGGGACGGATGGCCTTCGTCCGCCTGTATGAGGGCACGATCCGCAACCGTGATACGGTAACGAACTACTCCCAGGCCACAGAGGCCAAAGTGACGCAGATCCGTAAGGTGGAAGGCGGCCGTACCGAAGATGCCGGCGCGCTTGAGGCCGGTGACATCGCGGTAGTCTACGGCCTGTCCGGCGTGCGGATCGGCGATGTGCTGGGCCGTCCGGATGCGGTTCCCCAGGAGGCGAAGCTGGCTGTGCCGCTGTTGACGGTGCGGGTGTTCTGGGATGCAGACATGGACGACCACAAGGTAATCGGCGCACTGCAGGAGCTGGCGGACGAGGATCCGCAGCTTGGCGCGGAGTGGCTGCCGGAGGAGCGCGAGCTGCACATCAAGGTGATGGGGCCGATCCAGCTGGAGGTGCTGGACAGCGTGCTGCAGAGCCGTTACGGCCTGAAGGTCACCTTCGGCCAGCCGTCGGTGATCTATAAGGAAACGCCGCGTGCTGCGGGCGAAGGCTATATTGCCTACCTGATGCCGAAGCCGTGCTGGGCGATTCTGCGGTTTAAGATTGAGCCGGGACCGCCGGGCAGCGGCCTCGTGTATGAATCAGTGGTGCGCAGCTCCGACCTGCTGCCGCAATACCAGAACGAGACGGCGCGCCGCGTACCGGAGGCGCTGCAGCAGGGACTCTACGGCTGGGAGGTTACCGACCTGAAGGTAACGCTGGTGGAGGGGAACCATCATGTGTGGCATACCCATCCGCTGGATTTTGCGGTGGCTACGCCGATGGGCCTCATGGACGGGCTGAGCCGGACAGGCATCCGGCTGCTGGAGCCAATCCTGGCGGTGCGCATCGTCGTGCCGGAGGAGAACGCGGGCCGCGTGATGAACGACCTCGTGCAAATGCGCGGCAGCTTCGAGCCGCCGGTGTTGCAGGGCGAGCGGATGATCATTGAGGGCCGGCTGCCGCTGGCCACGTCACTGGATTATCCGGTGACGCTCAGCTCCTACACGAAGGGGCGGAGCACCTTCGCTTCCGCCTTTGCCGGCTACGAGCCGTGCCCGCCGGATGTTACTGCCGAGCGCACGCGCCGCGGCGTGAACCCGCTGGACCAGGCGAAGTATATTCTGAGTGTGCGGAAGGCGCTGCAGGGATGA
- a CDS encoding transporter substrate-binding domain-containing protein: MMKKKLLPGVLTLLLGAVIAGCGNNNAANSGAQNNAGADVKTITAATSGVSNPFSYEKDGQMTGYDVEVMKAVFEGLPEYKLDVQAIEFEGILTGLDNGRFQLGANNFSSNEERRSKYDFSLPIIENANVFVVRKDDETLKSVEDLKGYKAVTEVGNSGATLLENYNEAHPDAKAEIMYTDENFVKQFEGIEAGKYDVRIISRVSAEKAIKEHGFTNLKVVSFSTENSDPGSYILFSKSADSTLLDAVNNRIKEMYNDGTLLKISEEQLGGDYLPKKELME, from the coding sequence ATGATGAAAAAGAAATTGTTGCCGGGTGTTCTCACCCTGCTGCTGGGTGCTGTAATCGCGGGCTGCGGAAACAATAATGCGGCAAACTCCGGAGCGCAGAACAATGCGGGAGCAGACGTAAAGACAATCACCGCTGCTACAAGCGGAGTCAGCAATCCGTTCAGCTATGAAAAGGACGGTCAAATGACAGGTTACGATGTCGAAGTGATGAAGGCTGTTTTTGAAGGTCTTCCGGAATATAAATTGGATGTTCAGGCTATTGAATTCGAAGGCATTCTGACTGGCCTTGATAACGGGCGTTTCCAGCTTGGGGCGAATAACTTCAGCTCTAATGAAGAAAGACGCAGCAAATACGATTTTTCTCTGCCGATTATTGAGAATGCCAATGTGTTCGTAGTACGCAAGGATGACGAGACGCTTAAGTCCGTTGAAGATCTGAAAGGCTATAAGGCTGTAACAGAAGTAGGGAACTCCGGCGCAACACTGCTTGAGAATTATAATGAAGCACACCCGGATGCCAAAGCAGAAATTATGTACACTGACGAGAACTTCGTGAAGCAGTTTGAAGGAATCGAAGCAGGTAAGTACGATGTGCGCATCATTTCCCGCGTATCCGCTGAAAAGGCGATCAAAGAGCACGGTTTTACCAACCTGAAGGTTGTTTCCTTCTCCACTGAGAATAGTGATCCAGGCTCTTACATCCTGTTCTCTAAGTCCGCAGACAGTACACTGCTCGATGCAGTCAACAATAGAATCAAAGAAATGTACAACGACGGTACATTGCTGAAAATCAGCGAAGAACAGCTGGGCGGCGACTACCTGCCTAAAAAAGAGCTAATGGAGTAA